In one window of Methanolobus mangrovi DNA:
- the feoB gene encoding ferrous iron transport protein B: MLNILKKKSCCNVEGDTQNGLEKIILVGNPNVGKSVIFNHFSDSYAVVSNYPGTTVAISKGKGLFRGEEYEIIDTPGMYSLQPITEEERVSQKYVFNSKPFVYLHVVDAKNLQRMLPLTLQLIEAKVPLILVLNMMDEASARGISINESGLQKKLGIPVICTTSIKGEGMDRLEEAISSYSFQSAGSKVVEYSRGITYAIDEISSLLRSEYSISKKTVAQLLLLNDTVALEEVKQKHEDIKAINKIVEGTEKEYSDPLNYVMAIERQGYVNDIVDSVMIMNNMAGVNRENSRNKSSPSFSERIDKLLIRPITGIPILLLVLYFGLYKFVGGFAAGTVVDYLEGTLFGELINPWVIETFNSFVPYPVIQDLFVGEYGIFTQAVTYAIALIMPLVGAFFIVFSIVEDTGYLPRLAMLIDRVFKKMGMSGRAVIPMVLGFGCATMATMVTRTLETKREKVIASMLLALAIPCSAQLGVILGVLSFSGKALAIWAIVIAFELVLIGYLSSLVMPGEKPSFFIEMPPLRLPKLSNVLVKTYSRMQWYFFEVLPLFVIASVLIWVGRLTGLFDIAVNLMEYPSQWIGLPAEAGLMFFYGFFRRDFGAAGLFDMYNAGMLTGVNIVVAAITLTLFMPCIAQFLVTVKERGIKTALAMAAFIFPGAFAVGFIVNYFLTTFGVVL, encoded by the coding sequence ATGTTAAACATTCTTAAAAAAAAGAGTTGCTGTAATGTTGAAGGCGACACTCAAAACGGTCTTGAAAAGATCATCCTTGTGGGGAACCCAAACGTCGGGAAAAGTGTTATCTTCAACCATTTTTCAGACAGCTATGCAGTGGTTTCCAATTATCCGGGAACCACGGTGGCTATAAGCAAGGGAAAGGGTCTGTTCAGGGGGGAAGAGTATGAGATTATAGACACTCCTGGCATGTATTCCCTGCAACCGATCACAGAGGAAGAACGTGTATCACAAAAATATGTTTTCAACAGTAAGCCTTTTGTGTACCTGCATGTGGTCGATGCCAAAAATCTTCAGCGTATGCTTCCACTCACACTTCAGTTGATCGAAGCCAAGGTCCCTCTCATACTTGTTCTGAACATGATGGATGAAGCATCTGCCAGAGGTATCAGTATCAATGAGTCCGGGCTTCAAAAGAAACTGGGGATTCCAGTCATCTGTACGACCTCTATTAAAGGAGAGGGAATGGACCGTCTTGAAGAAGCCATATCTTCTTACAGCTTTCAATCTGCTGGAAGCAAGGTAGTAGAGTACAGCAGGGGAATAACGTATGCCATTGATGAGATATCTTCCCTTCTCAGGTCTGAATATTCAATCTCAAAAAAGACAGTTGCACAATTGCTCCTCCTGAATGATACTGTTGCACTTGAGGAAGTGAAACAGAAGCATGAGGATATTAAAGCTATCAATAAGATTGTCGAAGGGACTGAGAAAGAGTATTCTGATCCCCTTAATTATGTAATGGCAATAGAAAGACAGGGATATGTCAATGATATCGTTGACTCTGTCATGATAATGAACAATATGGCTGGGGTAAACCGTGAGAATTCAAGAAATAAATCCTCTCCATCTTTCAGTGAGCGCATAGACAAACTTCTCATACGACCGATAACCGGTATTCCGATATTACTACTGGTGCTATACTTTGGTTTGTACAAGTTTGTAGGCGGTTTTGCAGCAGGTACTGTTGTGGACTATCTTGAGGGCACACTTTTCGGTGAGCTGATCAATCCCTGGGTCATAGAGACGTTCAATTCCTTTGTCCCTTATCCTGTCATACAGGATCTCTTTGTAGGTGAATACGGGATATTCACTCAGGCGGTAACATATGCAATAGCGCTTATTATGCCTCTTGTTGGTGCATTCTTTATTGTGTTCTCTATTGTCGAGGATACAGGATACCTGCCTCGTCTTGCAATGCTGATTGATCGTGTTTTCAAAAAAATGGGCATGAGTGGCAGAGCTGTTATACCTATGGTGCTTGGTTTTGGATGTGCTACCATGGCGACCATGGTAACCCGTACTCTTGAAACAAAGAGGGAGAAGGTTATTGCAAGTATGCTGCTGGCACTGGCAATCCCCTGTTCTGCTCAACTTGGGGTCATACTGGGTGTGCTCTCATTCAGTGGAAAGGCACTGGCAATATGGGCAATTGTGATCGCCTTTGAACTTGTGTTGATAGGTTATCTCTCCTCTCTCGTCATGCCCGGAGAAAAGCCAAGTTTCTTTATCGAAATGCCTCCACTCAGGCTTCCTAAACTATCAAATGTACTTGTAAAAACATATTCCAGAATGCAATGGTATTTCTTTGAAGTACTTCCGCTTTTCGTTATTGCAAGTGTGCTTATATGGGTAGGAAGGCTTACCGGCCTGTTTGACATAGCGGTCAACCTTATGGAATATCCTTCACAGTGGATCGGTCTTCCGGCTGAAGCGGGACTTATGTTCTTCTATGGTTTCTTCAGAAGGGATTTCGGTGCAGCCGGTCTGTTCGATATGTACAATGCCGGTATGCTGACCGGAGTCAACATTGTGGTTGCAGCTATCACCCTGACGTTGTTCATGCCATGTATTGCCCAGTTCCTGGTAACGGTAAAAGAAAGAGGGATCAAAACCGCTCTTGCAATGGCAGCTTTCATTTTCCCAGGTGCTTTTGCAGTAGGATTTATTGTGAACTACTTCCTCACAACATTCGGGGTGGTACTATGA
- a CDS encoding anthranilate synthase component II produces MKILFIDNKDSFVWNLVDFVSIFEPDTVVVPNTITVEEVKAMNPDGIIISPGPGTPHNPADIGTCLDIIREFGPKIPVLGVCLGHQAINTAYGGTISHADGGPIHGKTSDITHENSTLFANLKGDFKGGRYHSLAIKELADDLKVTAKTNDGIIMAVEHKEYPVYGVQFHPESILTDEGVKIIRNFLRIVEGVHKD; encoded by the coding sequence ATGAAGATATTGTTCATCGACAACAAAGATTCATTCGTTTGGAACCTTGTGGATTTTGTATCCATATTCGAGCCGGACACTGTGGTCGTTCCCAACACAATTACCGTTGAAGAGGTTAAGGCCATGAATCCGGACGGAATTATTATTTCACCCGGACCCGGCACACCTCACAATCCAGCAGACATTGGAACATGCCTTGACATCATCAGGGAATTTGGACCAAAGATTCCAGTACTTGGAGTCTGTCTTGGGCACCAGGCCATAAATACCGCATATGGAGGGACCATCAGCCATGCAGATGGAGGACCCATACATGGTAAAACATCTGACATAACCCACGAGAATTCAACACTCTTTGCTAACCTTAAAGGTGATTTCAAGGGTGGAAGATACCACTCCCTTGCCATTAAGGAACTGGCTGATGACCTGAAAGTCACTGCAAAGACAAATGATGGCATAATCATGGCCGTCGAACACAAGGAATATCCGGTGTACGGCGTGCAGTTCCATCCGGAATCCATCCTTACAGATGAAGGAGTGAAGATCATCAGGAATTTCCTCAGGATAGTTGAAGGCGTGCATAAGGATTAA
- the trpD gene encoding anthranilate phosphoribosyltransferase translates to MKEYIKKVSEKQNLTIKEAEDAITKIFTEATDAQIAGLLIALKMKGETTEEIAGFAIGMKKAANTIAPEVEGMLVDVVGTGGDRHNTINVSTASAIVTAAAGVAVAKHGNRSITSLSGSADVLRELGIKVDKAPEDVKASIEKDGIGFMFAPIFHPAMKRVGPIRQEMGVRTVFNILGPLTNPANAKVQLVGVFDKKLCEPFAQVMKKLGVERAMVVHGDGMDEISNISETYVAELRDGKISTYTLTPEELGIKRATATDIVGGTPKENALDIIYILKGEKGPKRDIIVMNSAAALYVAGKADSVKEAIPMVEEIIDSGKAMQKLMEFSDNNNIHEVIDEAASKSEDMRNEVC, encoded by the coding sequence ATGAAGGAATACATAAAGAAAGTAAGTGAAAAGCAGAACCTCACAATAAAGGAAGCAGAGGATGCTATCACAAAGATATTCACAGAGGCCACTGACGCACAGATCGCCGGTCTCCTCATTGCCCTGAAAATGAAGGGCGAGACTACTGAAGAAATCGCAGGTTTTGCCATCGGAATGAAAAAAGCTGCCAACACAATCGCCCCGGAAGTTGAAGGAATGCTTGTTGACGTGGTAGGCACCGGCGGCGACAGGCACAATACCATCAATGTTTCAACTGCATCCGCTATTGTAACTGCAGCAGCAGGAGTGGCAGTAGCAAAACACGGCAACCGTTCCATTACTTCACTTTCAGGAAGTGCAGATGTTCTGAGAGAACTTGGAATAAAGGTAGACAAGGCACCTGAAGATGTGAAGGCTTCAATTGAAAAGGACGGCATTGGTTTCATGTTCGCCCCGATCTTCCACCCTGCAATGAAAAGGGTCGGACCCATAAGACAGGAAATGGGAGTCAGAACTGTTTTCAACATACTTGGTCCACTTACAAATCCTGCGAATGCAAAAGTGCAGCTTGTTGGTGTTTTTGATAAGAAGCTTTGCGAACCGTTTGCCCAGGTAATGAAAAAACTGGGAGTTGAAAGAGCAATGGTCGTCCACGGGGACGGCATGGATGAGATATCCAACATATCCGAAACATATGTTGCCGAACTCAGGGATGGAAAGATCAGCACTTACACACTGACACCGGAAGAGCTTGGCATAAAGAGGGCAACTGCAACTGATATTGTAGGCGGCACGCCTAAAGAGAATGCACTTGACATAATATATATCCTCAAAGGTGAAAAAGGACCTAAGAGGGACATCATAGTAATGAACTCCGCCGCAGCACTTTATGTTGCAGGCAAAGCTGACTCCGTGAAAGAAGCAATACCAATGGTTGAAGAGATAATTGACAGCGGTAAAGCTATGCAGAAACTGATGGAATTCAGTGATAACAACAATATCCACGAGGTTATAGATGAAGCAGCTTCCAAGAGTGAAGATATGCGGAATGAAGTCTGCTGA
- a CDS encoding phosphoribosylanthranilate isomerase, whose amino-acid sequence MKQLPRVKICGMKSADDIGLAVSLGADAVGFITEVPVNTPRKVDAQTAAELVKTVPFFVDSVLVIMPSSGQDALDLIDKVKPDVVQLHNDISAEEIEIIRDGTHQKLIRTFTIPVESKELPADLMAQVDALLDNDLIDGILLDSGKAGATGGTGMVHDWSISRQVVENTKAPVILAGGLKPDNVRDAVKEVRPFAVDTASGVESNGKKDPAKVCRFIEEARCING is encoded by the coding sequence ATGAAGCAGCTTCCAAGAGTGAAGATATGCGGAATGAAGTCTGCTGATGACATAGGACTGGCAGTGAGCTTAGGAGCTGATGCTGTTGGTTTTATCACCGAGGTCCCGGTGAACACACCCAGAAAAGTGGATGCTCAGACCGCAGCAGAACTCGTAAAGACCGTACCTTTCTTTGTGGACTCGGTACTTGTGATAATGCCATCGAGCGGGCAGGATGCACTTGACCTTATAGATAAGGTAAAGCCGGATGTCGTACAGCTTCACAATGACATCAGTGCAGAAGAAATAGAAATTATACGTGACGGCACACACCAGAAGCTAATAAGGACATTTACCATACCCGTTGAAAGCAAGGAACTACCTGCAGACCTGATGGCACAGGTGGATGCACTTCTTGACAATGACCTGATAGACGGTATACTTCTGGACTCTGGCAAAGCAGGAGCCACCGGCGGCACTGGTATGGTGCATGACTGGTCAATAAGCAGGCAGGTAGTGGAGAATACGAAGGCTCCGGTCATACTTGCTGGCGGGCTGAAGCCCGATAATGTGAGAGATGCCGTTAAAGAGGTCAGACCATTTGCTGTGGATACTGCCTCAGGTGTAGAGAGCAATGGAAAAAAAGACCCTGCAAAAGTATGCAGGTTTATAGAAGAGGCCAGGTGTATCAATGGTTGA
- a CDS encoding metal-dependent transcriptional regulator, with amino-acid sequence MKITEDAENILEQMWVCINEEMNYLVNLSSLGLDEASPEIRELLETGNILLSDSLATLSEEGDANGRTVVRRRRLAERLLVDVLNTKERHVRSSACEFEHILHRGIDENVCILLGHPRTCPHGKQIPEGECCKKAREEIGHVVAPLSALKNGQSGKIAYFDMREEQKMQKMLSMGVLPGISVGLVQSYPSYVFDLNHTRYAVDSEMADSIYVRVERE; translated from the coding sequence ATGAAAATAACTGAGGATGCAGAGAACATCCTTGAACAGATGTGGGTATGCATCAATGAAGAAATGAATTATTTGGTGAATCTCTCATCACTTGGCCTGGATGAGGCTTCACCTGAGATCCGTGAACTGCTTGAGACGGGCAACATACTACTGTCCGATTCTCTGGCAACACTTTCAGAAGAAGGAGATGCCAACGGAAGGACAGTTGTCAGAAGACGCAGATTAGCAGAAAGGCTTCTTGTGGATGTGCTGAATACAAAGGAGAGGCATGTTCGTAGTTCTGCCTGCGAGTTCGAACACATACTTCACAGGGGTATTGATGAAAATGTCTGCATATTGCTGGGTCATCCACGTACCTGTCCGCATGGGAAACAAATTCCTGAGGGCGAATGCTGTAAAAAGGCAAGGGAAGAAATAGGACATGTAGTTGCTCCTCTCTCTGCACTGAAGAATGGTCAAAGTGGCAAGATCGCTTATTTTGACATGAGGGAGGAACAGAAAATGCAAAAGATGCTTTCGATGGGCGTACTACCTGGCATCTCCGTGGGTCTTGTTCAGTCGTATCCTTCGTATGTTTTTGATCTGAACCATACAAGATATGCCGTTGATTCAGAAATGGCAGACAGTATTTATGTTAGGGTAGAAAGAGAATGA
- the trpE gene encoding anthranilate synthase component I — protein sequence MVDFDLSKEDFISLVENSQKPAIVQLMTKVDSICTPLQLYATLQNAGHSYLLESVEKEKRHARYSFVGYEPEMVVSIKDSYLTIECQMNSELTKHIYNKLKSIGDVESLVGGKFRVKVSEGDDALAAFRKIYPTSTDTTLLNQKRFDRQTFLGGAIGYNSYDLVYDSWLDIDKKPDADTPDMHFAIMTKTFVFDHITNETYIVITPFVTETSDMDAVYEHANSEALLMERSLQMASVIGISEDIPAADSDDPVANVNQEAYEEAVRKSKQHIIDGDIFQVVISRRYTVKMKQTPLQLYIRLRNINPSPYMYIFNFKDIGIVGASPETLMTVFDRKVISNPIAGTCPRGKDDEEDKLLAEKMLSDEKERAEHVMLVDLGRNDVRMVSKAGTVKVDDLMSVVKYSHLQHIESTVSGELRDECDQFDATRAIFPAGTLSGAPKIRAMEIIDDLEPESRGIYGGGVGYYSWNGDADFAIVIRTVLIKNNTAYVQAGAGIVADSDPTYEYNETERKMAAMIKAIGGK from the coding sequence ATGGTTGATTTTGATCTTAGTAAAGAGGATTTCATATCCCTTGTTGAAAATTCACAAAAACCTGCAATCGTGCAGCTTATGACAAAAGTGGATAGCATATGCACGCCCCTGCAGTTGTATGCAACCCTGCAGAATGCAGGACATTCCTATCTTCTGGAATCAGTAGAAAAGGAAAAAAGACATGCTAGATACTCCTTTGTAGGATACGAACCGGAGATGGTAGTGTCCATTAAGGACAGCTACCTTACAATCGAATGCCAGATGAACTCCGAGCTTACAAAACATATCTATAACAAGCTCAAGTCCATCGGTGATGTTGAATCACTTGTAGGCGGCAAGTTCAGGGTAAAGGTCAGTGAAGGAGATGATGCCCTTGCAGCATTCCGTAAGATCTACCCCACAAGTACCGACACAACACTCCTTAACCAGAAGCGTTTTGACAGGCAGACCTTCCTTGGTGGGGCCATCGGGTACAACAGTTATGACCTTGTGTACGATTCGTGGTTAGATATCGATAAAAAGCCTGATGCTGACACGCCGGACATGCATTTTGCAATTATGACAAAGACCTTTGTCTTTGACCATATAACCAACGAGACATACATTGTAATCACCCCATTTGTCACAGAAACCAGTGATATGGATGCTGTTTATGAGCATGCAAACTCAGAGGCGCTGCTGATGGAAAGATCATTGCAGATGGCATCAGTCATCGGCATCAGTGAAGACATACCCGCTGCAGACTCAGATGATCCTGTTGCCAACGTCAACCAGGAAGCTTATGAGGAAGCGGTCAGGAAATCTAAACAGCACATCATTGACGGAGACATATTCCAGGTAGTCATCTCCCGCAGGTACACTGTTAAAATGAAACAGACACCCCTGCAACTCTACATCAGACTGAGGAATATCAATCCAAGTCCTTACATGTATATCTTCAATTTCAAGGATATCGGTATCGTGGGTGCAAGCCCTGAGACCCTTATGACGGTCTTCGACAGGAAAGTTATCTCAAACCCAATAGCAGGAACCTGTCCCCGCGGAAAGGATGACGAAGAGGATAAACTGCTTGCAGAAAAAATGCTCAGTGATGAGAAGGAACGCGCGGAGCATGTAATGCTTGTAGACCTCGGGCGCAATGATGTCAGGATGGTCTCAAAAGCCGGAACCGTTAAGGTTGACGATCTCATGAGTGTTGTAAAATATTCACACCTCCAGCACATCGAGAGTACCGTAAGCGGGGAACTCAGGGATGAATGCGACCAGTTCGATGCCACACGCGCCATATTCCCCGCAGGAACGCTTTCAGGTGCTCCAAAGATCAGGGCAATGGAAATAATAGATGACCTTGAACCGGAATCAAGAGGAATATACGGCGGTGGAGTAGGATATTATTCATGGAACGGGGATGCGGACTTTGCGATTGTCATAAGGACAGTGCTTATTAAGAATAACACAGCCTATGTGCAGGCAGGAGCTGGCATCGTGGCTGACTCAGACCCGACATACGAATACAATGAAACGGAAAGAAAAATGGCTGCAATGATAAAGGCAATAGGAGGCAAATAA